From a region of the Halanaerobium hydrogeniformans genome:
- the alaS gene encoding alanine--tRNA ligase, which produces MIKTGDEIRQAYLDFFESKDHLVLDSAPLVPKNDPSLLWINAGMAPFKAYFDGSLEPPHPRIATSQKCIRTNDIENVGKTARHHTYFEMLGNFSFGDYFKEKAIIWAWEFVTEVLEFEEDRLWITIYKDDDEAHDIWQKKVGLPEERIVRMGKKENFWQIGTGPCGPCSEIHYDRGIEFGDSSEDVLGGEGDRFLEIWNLVFTQYNYTEAGEYKELPNKNIDTGMGLERVASILQNTKTNFETDLIKPIIDEVVAKTGIAYQKDDESQTAYRVIADHIRSVAVAISDGALPSNEGRGYVIRRLIRRAARYGRKIGFTEPFLYELVKTTAEVVKGVAPDLKQQLAHVENVIKSEEESFLKTLEQGLNILEDFLVDLKAENKEVLSGKNAFILYDTYGFPLDLTKDIASEAGIMVDEEGFEAEMAAQRKRAREAREETSFSSGEIDKLYASFKAEVEAVEFTGYHSLTEESEVVGIVRENQKLQSIKKGEEANLVLHKTPFYAESGGQLGDKGIIKNENFEAKVLNTFARAKLPVHKVKVEKGELKRGDSVKAVVYDDRRKATARHHSATHLLHKTLKEVLGEHVNQSGSLVAPEKLRFDFTHFSALSDQELNEIEKRINKAVMENYPVETEEKALEEAKAMGAEALFGEKYDEEVRVVKMGDYSLELCGGTHVDATGDIGPFKIISESGIAAGVRRIEAVVGEFALDYFNEKVDILNQAAAELKTEPDQVADRIKDLQKEKKELQKELQSLKQKLAGSKKDELLDKLKNVAGINVLTAELSELDNQGLRNLIDQLKDKLDSAVIVLASKGQNKVVFVASVTADLIEQGFHAGKIISEVAQVAGGGGGGRPDMAQAGGSKVDKTAAALAKVEEIIKKQA; this is translated from the coding sequence ATGATAAAAACTGGAGATGAAATACGGCAGGCTTATTTAGATTTTTTTGAGTCAAAAGATCACCTGGTACTTGATAGTGCTCCTTTGGTACCGAAAAATGATCCAAGCCTGCTCTGGATAAATGCAGGGATGGCTCCCTTTAAAGCCTATTTTGACGGCAGCTTAGAACCACCTCACCCCAGAATAGCTACCAGTCAAAAATGTATTAGAACCAATGATATAGAGAATGTCGGGAAAACAGCCCGTCATCACACCTATTTTGAGATGCTGGGTAATTTTTCTTTTGGTGATTATTTTAAAGAAAAAGCCATAATCTGGGCCTGGGAATTTGTGACAGAGGTTTTAGAGTTTGAAGAAGATAGACTCTGGATTACAATCTATAAAGATGATGATGAAGCCCATGATATCTGGCAAAAAAAGGTTGGCCTACCCGAAGAGAGAATCGTCAGAATGGGTAAAAAAGAAAATTTCTGGCAGATAGGTACCGGACCCTGTGGTCCCTGTTCTGAAATCCACTATGATCGGGGGATAGAATTCGGGGACAGCAGTGAAGATGTTCTGGGTGGAGAAGGAGATAGATTTTTAGAAATCTGGAACCTCGTATTTACCCAGTATAATTATACTGAAGCTGGAGAATATAAAGAGCTGCCAAATAAAAATATTGATACCGGAATGGGTTTAGAAAGGGTAGCCTCTATATTACAGAATACCAAAACAAATTTTGAAACTGATTTGATCAAGCCTATTATAGATGAAGTTGTAGCAAAAACTGGGATCGCTTATCAAAAAGATGATGAAAGTCAGACTGCCTACAGGGTGATCGCTGACCATATCCGCTCAGTTGCTGTTGCAATTTCTGATGGAGCTTTACCTTCAAATGAGGGTAGGGGTTATGTAATCAGGCGTTTAATCCGCCGTGCTGCTCGTTATGGCCGTAAAATTGGCTTTACAGAGCCATTTTTGTATGAGCTGGTAAAAACCACTGCTGAAGTTGTAAAGGGTGTAGCACCTGATTTAAAGCAGCAGCTGGCCCATGTAGAAAATGTGATCAAATCTGAAGAAGAAAGTTTTTTAAAGACCTTAGAACAGGGTTTAAATATCTTAGAAGATTTTTTAGTTGATCTCAAAGCTGAAAACAAAGAAGTTTTAAGTGGTAAAAATGCTTTCATATTATATGATACCTATGGTTTTCCCCTTGATTTAACCAAAGATATTGCTTCTGAAGCGGGAATCATGGTTGATGAAGAGGGTTTTGAAGCAGAAATGGCAGCCCAGCGAAAAAGAGCTAGAGAAGCAAGAGAGGAAACTTCTTTTAGCAGTGGCGAAATTGATAAACTTTATGCCTCTTTTAAAGCAGAAGTTGAGGCAGTAGAGTTTACCGGTTACCATTCTCTAACCGAAGAAAGCGAAGTGGTTGGAATAGTTAGAGAAAATCAAAAGCTTCAATCGATCAAAAAAGGAGAAGAAGCCAACCTTGTCCTCCATAAAACACCTTTTTATGCTGAAAGTGGAGGTCAGCTTGGTGATAAAGGTATTATTAAAAATGAAAATTTTGAAGCCAAAGTTTTAAATACCTTTGCCAGAGCTAAATTACCCGTGCATAAGGTTAAGGTAGAAAAAGGTGAACTTAAAAGAGGAGACAGTGTTAAGGCTGTTGTTTATGATGACCGCAGAAAAGCAACTGCCCGTCATCATTCTGCAACCCATCTGCTTCATAAAACCTTAAAAGAAGTTCTGGGAGAACATGTCAACCAGTCAGGTTCATTAGTTGCCCCAGAAAAACTTCGTTTTGATTTTACCCATTTTTCCGCCTTAAGTGATCAGGAATTAAATGAAATCGAAAAGCGGATTAATAAAGCGGTAATGGAAAACTATCCGGTCGAAACAGAAGAAAAAGCCTTAGAAGAGGCAAAAGCTATGGGAGCAGAAGCCCTTTTTGGTGAAAAATATGATGAAGAGGTTAGAGTTGTAAAGATGGGAGATTACAGTTTAGAACTCTGTGGAGGTACCCATGTAGATGCAACCGGTGATATCGGACCTTTTAAGATAATCTCAGAAAGTGGTATAGCAGCCGGGGTCAGAAGGATCGAAGCAGTTGTAGGAGAGTTTGCCCTTGATTATTTTAACGAAAAAGTTGATATTTTAAATCAGGCTGCTGCAGAATTAAAAACCGAGCCTGATCAGGTTGCAGATAGAATTAAAGACCTGCAGAAAGAGAAAAAAGAACTGCAGAAAGAACTTCAGTCACTTAAACAGAAGCTGGCCGGTTCTAAAAAGGATGAACTTTTAGATAAGCTTAAAAATGTGGCGGGAATTAATGTTCTTACAGCAGAGCTATCTGAACTTGATAATCAGGGTCTGCGGAATTTAATCGATCAACTCAAAGATAAACTTGATTCTGCTGTAATAGTGCTGGCAAGTAAGGGGCAGAACAAGGTTGTTTTTGTTGCCTCAGTTACTGCAGATTTAATAGAGCAGGGTTTTCATGCTGGCAAGATAATTTCAGAGGTCGCTCAAGTTGCCGGTGGTGGTGGAGGTGGCAGACCTGATATGGCCCAGGCAGGTGGAAGTAAAGTAGATAAAACCGCTGCCGCACTGGCTAAAGTAGAAGAAATTATAAAAAAGCAGGCTTAA
- the tyrS gene encoding tyrosine--tRNA ligase, with protein MEINEQLKILKRGVSDLISEEELKEKLIEAEKEGRPLKVKLGLDPTAPDIHLGHTVVLRKLKQFQDLGHQVYLIIGDFTGMIGDPTGKSETRKQLTKEEVRENALTYQEQFSKVLDRDKTKLVYNSDWLSEMKFSDVLELSAQYTVARMLERDDFSKRYKAGKPIGIHEFFYPLMQGYDSVAIEADVELGGTDQRFNLLVGRNLQKEYGQDSQVIITMPLLEGLDGVNKMSKSLDNYIGVYDKPADMYGKVMSMPDELIARYYELLTDISIEQLNEIKAKLNRDDFNPMQLKKELAAELVREYHDEEAAQYAAQEFENVFSQGNLPDDIPEVKIEKSELDEGELWIVKIVAATGLVDSNSEARRMIKQGAVTIDGEKYDKINLDLEVKDGMIVQIGKRRFAQIKLS; from the coding sequence ATGGAAATTAATGAACAGTTAAAAATATTGAAAAGAGGGGTCAGTGACCTGATCTCAGAAGAAGAGTTAAAAGAAAAATTGATTGAAGCCGAAAAAGAGGGACGTCCTCTAAAAGTTAAACTGGGACTTGATCCAACTGCACCTGACATCCATCTGGGTCATACTGTAGTTCTGCGTAAATTAAAGCAGTTTCAGGATTTAGGTCATCAGGTTTATTTAATAATCGGTGATTTTACAGGTATGATAGGAGATCCAACCGGAAAATCTGAAACGAGAAAACAGCTGACAAAAGAAGAGGTCAGAGAAAATGCACTTACATATCAGGAACAATTTTCGAAGGTTTTAGATAGAGATAAAACAAAACTTGTCTATAATAGTGACTGGTTGAGTGAAATGAAATTTAGCGATGTTTTAGAACTTTCTGCCCAGTATACTGTGGCCAGGATGCTGGAAAGAGATGATTTTTCCAAACGTTATAAAGCTGGAAAACCGATCGGGATCCACGAATTTTTCTATCCTTTAATGCAGGGTTATGATTCGGTTGCGATCGAAGCAGATGTAGAACTTGGTGGTACTGATCAGCGTTTTAACCTTCTGGTTGGTAGAAACCTGCAGAAAGAATATGGTCAGGATTCTCAGGTAATAATAACCATGCCTTTATTAGAAGGTTTAGATGGAGTTAACAAGATGAGTAAAAGTCTTGATAATTATATAGGAGTTTATGATAAACCGGCAGATATGTATGGTAAGGTAATGTCGATGCCTGATGAACTAATTGCCCGCTATTATGAGCTTTTAACAGATATTTCAATTGAACAATTAAATGAGATTAAAGCTAAACTTAATCGGGATGATTTTAATCCAATGCAGCTTAAAAAAGAACTGGCTGCAGAACTGGTTAGAGAATATCATGATGAAGAAGCTGCTCAATATGCAGCTCAGGAATTTGAAAATGTATTTTCACAGGGTAATTTACCTGATGATATACCAGAGGTAAAAATAGAGAAATCCGAGCTTGATGAGGGAGAACTCTGGATAGTTAAAATTGTTGCTGCTACAGGTCTGGTTGATTCTAACAGTGAAGCCAGAAGGATGATCAAACAGGGTGCAGTAACTATTGATGGTGAAAAATATGATAAAATAAATTTAGATCTTGAAGTAAAAGATGGGATGATAGTTCAGATCGGGAAAAGGCGCTTTGCTCAAATTAAACTGAGCTAG
- a CDS encoding penicillin-binding protein 1A codes for MKKKYKKIILVTIIVIFALGTGAILGAVTWIIRDTPDISEYKGSSEATMIYDSDGELLSKLFKENRVYVPLERIPDDLKNAIIAIEDTNFYVHHGIDYWGIVRAMVANIQQRRLAQGASTITQQLARNSFLTLEKSFYRKLQEAYLAIQFERMYTKSEILEMYLNEIFLGHSAYGVETASIQYFGKSVDELDLAEAALIAGLPQSPNNYSPLNNPERAISRRNVVLDRMADLDYISEAEAEAAKNEELELDISGDESPTQSAYYFLLYIRDQLINQFGASMVYSGGLKVHTTIDTDMQKVAEERIQAKIDNNYIPSFSSGQSEHLQPQMALVSLDVNSGAIRAMVGGRGTDQFNRAHQAVRQPGSAFKPFVYAAALAEDDYTTGSVVNDLPMLASETGRDHLSIWPRNYGDQYRGLINLNTALTHSVNVAAVKLIQDIGVQNTIDLTENLGVTTFTNSDGLDDHYSLALGGLNRGVSPLEMTAAYSVFANQGVYNRPYSIEKVYDRHDNLIYEAQPHKRLVMSEADSYLMTSMLESVIKDGTGRRAQMDRDVAGKTGTTNEYTDAWFVGYTPQIATAVWIGEDTRRSMEYDTKTVSSGEAAQIWGEYMREISEDMPVIDFQVPENIVEVAVDPYTGLKANEYAPRIDVLPYKKGTEPEETSDLHGPVETLKIDTESGLIATSNCPEDQVEERHYIEGSGIRIGPTQKTFVEVNPNKDYEDLVRGTYRIETGEPIQQIDEEYGIPKLNRNGTPRFETRPSRSCDIHEDDSRSGTLRRIFDIFRGDDEE; via the coding sequence ATGAAGAAGAAATACAAAAAAATAATATTAGTCACTATTATAGTAATATTTGCCCTTGGCACAGGTGCTATCTTAGGTGCTGTAACCTGGATAATCCGGGACACTCCTGATATTTCTGAGTATAAAGGTTCAAGTGAAGCTACGATGATCTATGACTCAGATGGTGAGTTATTATCCAAACTTTTTAAAGAAAACCGGGTCTATGTACCCCTGGAAAGAATTCCTGATGATTTAAAAAATGCAATTATAGCAATAGAAGATACTAATTTTTATGTTCACCATGGAATAGATTACTGGGGTATTGTTAGGGCTATGGTCGCCAATATTCAGCAGAGAAGACTTGCTCAGGGTGCGAGCACCATCACCCAGCAGCTGGCCAGAAATTCTTTTTTAACCTTAGAAAAATCTTTTTATAGGAAGTTACAGGAAGCTTATCTGGCTATTCAATTTGAAAGAATGTATACCAAATCCGAAATTTTAGAGATGTATTTAAATGAGATCTTTTTAGGCCACAGTGCTTATGGAGTAGAAACTGCTTCTATTCAGTACTTCGGCAAAAGTGTTGATGAACTAGACCTGGCAGAAGCAGCTTTGATCGCCGGTTTACCTCAATCACCAAATAATTATTCTCCTTTAAACAATCCGGAACGGGCTATCTCAAGAAGAAATGTTGTTTTAGATAGAATGGCTGATCTAGATTATATATCTGAAGCAGAAGCAGAGGCAGCTAAGAATGAAGAACTCGAACTGGATATAAGTGGTGATGAAAGTCCAACTCAGAGTGCTTATTACTTTTTACTCTATATTAGAGATCAGCTGATCAATCAATTTGGAGCTTCTATGGTTTACAGTGGTGGTTTAAAAGTACATACCACTATCGATACTGATATGCAGAAAGTTGCTGAAGAAAGAATTCAGGCAAAAATTGATAATAATTATATACCTTCTTTTTCCAGCGGCCAGAGTGAACACCTCCAGCCTCAGATGGCTTTAGTTAGTTTAGATGTTAACTCAGGTGCTATTAGAGCGATGGTAGGTGGAAGAGGAACCGATCAATTTAATAGAGCTCATCAGGCGGTAAGACAGCCCGGCTCTGCCTTTAAACCATTTGTTTATGCAGCCGCTCTGGCAGAAGATGATTATACAACAGGCAGTGTAGTTAATGATTTACCGATGCTGGCATCTGAAACCGGTAGAGATCACTTAAGTATCTGGCCTCGCAATTATGGAGATCAATACAGAGGTTTGATCAACCTTAATACTGCCTTAACCCATTCTGTAAATGTTGCAGCAGTTAAACTAATCCAGGATATTGGAGTTCAAAACACCATAGATTTAACAGAAAATCTTGGGGTAACTACCTTTACCAATAGTGATGGCCTTGATGACCATTATTCACTTGCTTTAGGTGGTTTAAATAGAGGTGTTTCTCCTCTAGAAATGACAGCAGCTTACAGTGTTTTTGCCAACCAGGGAGTTTATAATAGGCCTTATTCTATAGAAAAGGTTTATGACCGTCATGATAATTTAATTTATGAAGCTCAACCTCATAAAAGACTTGTTATGTCTGAAGCTGACAGCTATTTGATGACTTCGATGTTAGAGAGTGTTATCAAAGATGGTACAGGTCGGAGAGCCCAGATGGATAGAGATGTAGCAGGTAAAACAGGAACCACTAACGAATATACTGATGCCTGGTTTGTAGGTTATACTCCTCAAATAGCAACAGCTGTCTGGATAGGAGAAGATACAAGGCGCTCGATGGAATATGATACCAAAACTGTTTCCAGTGGAGAGGCCGCTCAAATCTGGGGAGAATATATGCGTGAAATTTCTGAAGATATGCCTGTAATTGACTTCCAGGTTCCAGAAAATATCGTGGAAGTTGCGGTTGACCCTTATACCGGTTTAAAAGCAAATGAATATGCACCAAGAATAGATGTTTTACCATATAAAAAAGGAACTGAACCAGAAGAAACTTCTGATTTACATGGTCCTGTAGAAACTCTGAAAATAGATACTGAAAGTGGTTTGATTGCCACCAGTAATTGTCCTGAAGATCAGGTTGAGGAAAGACATTATATAGAAGGTTCTGGGATTAGAATAGGGCCCACCCAGAAAACATTTGTTGAGGTTAATCCCAACAAAGACTATGAAGATCTAGTAAGAGGTACTTATAGGATTGAAACCGGAGAGCCTATACAGCAGATAGATGAAGAATATGGCATTCCAAAATTAAACAGGAACGGAACTCCTCGTTTTGAAACAAGGCCTTCCCGCTCCTGTGATATCCATGAAGATGATTCTAGATCAGGGACTTTAAGAAGAATATTCGATATTTTCAGAGGTGATGATGAAGAATAA
- a CDS encoding IreB family regulatory phosphoprotein has protein sequence MAADDINDKTMRFKIQKEDISEAGFVLKKVSKALEEKGYNPISQIVGYLLSGDPAYITSYKDARTMIRTIDRDEIIEELLSSYLED, from the coding sequence ATGGCCGCTGATGACATTAATGACAAAACGATGCGATTTAAAATCCAAAAAGAAGATATTAGTGAGGCTGGATTTGTACTTAAAAAAGTATCTAAAGCCTTAGAAGAGAAGGGTTATAATCCAATCAGTCAAATTGTCGGATATTTACTTTCTGGTGATCCTGCCTATATAACAAGTTATAAAGATGCTAGAACAATGATCAGAACTATTGATAGAGATGAGATTATTGAAGAGCTGCTCAGCAGTTATCTGGAAGATTAA
- the polX gene encoding DNA polymerase/3'-5' exonuclease PolX, with product MLELTNKEIAKILNEFADLLAIKGENDFKIRAYSNAARKIESLSDDISSLAAEDKLKEIKGIGSGIAETLMEILENGIIEEMETIKAELPHGVVEMTNIPGLGPKTAHRFYYELGIEDLISLENALKEAKVRELKGFGKKSEEKLLHGLKNYEKYVDKIILSEALKTAGIIIAEIKEKVESEYFSQIEVCGSSRRGKEMTGDLDILIATEKPEELSPLLTQLDFAAEIIGAGDTKVSIRTRKGIQTDFRLVAEDEFPSALHYFTGSQAHNVRMRQLAKDKNLKLNEYGLIREDGSKEELNSESDIFNILGLDYIIPELREDQGEIEAAQNGSLPQSIRLEDIKGDLHLHSRYSDGAFTIKKMAQKAAERGYEYIAVTDHSQSLNIAGGLSPQDLRKQIKEIEELNQDFSDFNILKGVEVDILKDGSLDYDEELLAELDFVIASVHSNFNLPYQEMTERIVKAVKNPQVNVLGHPRGRMLGGRAPYDFDLEKVIAAAVEAKTALEINASPQRLDLNAEWARKAKKAGALISINTDAHHYNQYADIELGVKTARRGWLEKDDVINCFSYQRLMEFLK from the coding sequence TTGCTGGAGTTAACAAATAAAGAAATCGCAAAAATTCTTAACGAGTTTGCCGATCTCCTTGCCATTAAAGGAGAAAACGATTTTAAAATTAGAGCCTATTCTAATGCTGCCCGTAAAATTGAATCTTTAAGTGATGATATCAGCTCTCTGGCAGCTGAAGATAAACTTAAAGAAATAAAGGGTATCGGCAGTGGGATAGCTGAAACTCTTATGGAAATACTTGAAAACGGAATAATAGAAGAAATGGAGACCATCAAAGCTGAGCTGCCCCACGGGGTGGTAGAAATGACAAATATACCTGGTCTGGGACCTAAGACTGCCCACCGCTTTTATTATGAGCTGGGCATAGAAGATTTAATTAGCTTAGAAAATGCTCTCAAAGAGGCTAAGGTTAGAGAGCTGAAAGGCTTTGGTAAAAAATCAGAAGAAAAGCTATTACACGGACTCAAAAATTATGAAAAATATGTTGATAAAATAATCTTAAGTGAGGCCCTTAAAACAGCAGGAATCATAATTGCAGAAATCAAAGAAAAAGTTGAATCAGAATATTTTTCTCAAATAGAAGTCTGTGGAAGTTCCAGAAGGGGTAAAGAAATGACAGGTGATCTCGATATTTTGATCGCTACCGAAAAGCCAGAAGAACTGAGTCCTCTTTTAACCCAGCTCGACTTTGCAGCAGAAATTATCGGGGCTGGTGATACCAAAGTCAGTATTCGTACCCGGAAAGGCATACAGACCGACTTTAGGCTTGTTGCAGAAGATGAATTTCCTTCTGCCCTCCATTATTTTACCGGTTCTCAGGCCCACAATGTAAGGATGAGACAGCTGGCAAAAGATAAAAATCTTAAATTAAATGAATATGGCTTAATCAGAGAAGATGGTAGTAAAGAAGAGCTTAATTCTGAATCTGATATCTTTAATATCTTAGGTCTAGATTATATTATCCCTGAACTACGGGAAGACCAGGGAGAAATCGAGGCTGCTCAAAATGGTAGTTTACCTCAGAGTATCAGACTGGAGGATATTAAAGGTGATTTACACCTTCACTCTCGCTACAGTGATGGAGCCTTTACAATTAAAAAAATGGCTCAAAAAGCTGCCGAAAGAGGTTATGAATATATTGCAGTTACAGATCATTCGCAATCATTAAATATTGCCGGAGGTTTATCACCTCAGGATTTAAGAAAACAGATCAAAGAAATAGAAGAACTTAATCAGGATTTTAGCGACTTTAATATATTAAAGGGAGTTGAAGTAGATATATTAAAAGATGGCAGCCTTGATTATGATGAAGAATTACTGGCAGAACTTGACTTTGTAATCGCTTCTGTGCACAGTAATTTTAATCTACCCTATCAGGAGATGACTGAGCGGATAGTTAAAGCTGTAAAAAACCCTCAGGTAAATGTCTTAGGCCATCCGCGGGGCAGAATGCTGGGTGGTAGAGCTCCCTATGATTTTGATTTAGAAAAAGTAATTGCTGCAGCTGTTGAGGCTAAGACAGCTTTAGAGATCAATGCTTCCCCACAGAGGCTCGATTTAAATGCGGAATGGGCCAGAAAAGCCAAAAAAGCAGGTGCTTTAATTTCTATCAATACTGATGCCCACCACTATAATCAATATGCTGATATTGAGCTCGGTGTGAAAACTGCCAGAAGAGGCTGGTTAGAAAAAGATGATGTTATAAACTGTTTTTCCTATCAGAGGTTAATGGAATTTTTAAAATAA
- a CDS encoding endonuclease MutS2 — MKEHSLEVLEYYKIINMTAERAATRVGKEIVENLKPVNNEAYIKEKLAEVTALKTMITEFGKLPFGGIRDIRESLKKAEKGSVLSTDKINDIRNTLRGIKEIDKYFVKIKDELDPRIIEREYQLLYEITAELLPREKLAREIDRCINDYGEIADDASSKLKSLRAKIDSIENGIRDKLDSIIKSSKYQDMLQESIVTKRENRYVVPVKQEHRNKFDGIIHGQSASGLTLFMEPMAVVRLNNQLREVRAQESAEIQRILQVLSSKIAEQAEIIKKDLKIISHLDVISASARFSLDHDCNAPDINQEGLIDLKEARHPLLKEEPVPIDVQLGDQISTLVITGPNTGGKTVSLKTVGLLTLMAQTGMHIPAKANSTIAVFKKVFADIGDEQSIEQSLSTFSSHMTKIKEFLAESDSNTLVLMDELGVGTDPEEGAALGISILEELQQKGAVTIATTHYSQLKSYAYGADNVENASVEFDIESLRPTYNLIMGVPGGSNAFEIALRLGIPEGIIKRARSLLTEEEIKVEDIINELNQERKRYKRLREEMEEYRRREKELKEKYEKMIAEQQQKHEEEMEKARQKAEELVVKTKKETRRIISSLKEKDYSKRSEVDRAQTEANKDLKDLENILEKKNKAIDDGTEKDLVVGDQVRVNSIGRKGEIISIDEEKAEAKIQAGIMKVTASLSDLVKVDIPESEEEELLKKYRVQKSQHVSPKIDLRGERYGAAQSQLDKYLDDAFLAGLNEVEIVHGKGTGALREAVEEILEKNPHVSDFRLGRQREGGTGVTIAKLN, encoded by the coding sequence TTGAAAGAACATAGTCTGGAAGTTTTAGAATACTATAAAATAATAAATATGACTGCCGAACGGGCAGCTACCAGAGTTGGTAAAGAAATTGTGGAGAATTTAAAACCGGTTAATAATGAAGCCTATATTAAAGAAAAGTTGGCTGAAGTAACTGCTTTAAAAACGATGATTACTGAGTTTGGGAAACTCCCCTTTGGTGGAATAAGAGATATTAGAGAATCCTTAAAAAAAGCAGAAAAAGGCTCGGTGCTTTCTACTGATAAAATCAATGATATCCGCAATACACTGCGGGGAATCAAAGAGATAGATAAATATTTTGTGAAGATCAAAGATGAGCTTGATCCCAGAATTATAGAAAGAGAATATCAGCTTCTTTATGAGATAACAGCAGAGCTGCTGCCGAGAGAAAAGCTGGCCCGGGAGATAGACCGCTGTATTAATGATTATGGAGAAATAGCAGATGATGCAAGTTCAAAACTAAAATCACTGCGGGCTAAGATCGATTCTATAGAAAACGGGATCAGGGACAAACTTGACTCGATTATTAAAAGCAGCAAATATCAGGATATGCTGCAGGAAAGTATCGTTACCAAAAGAGAAAATCGCTATGTAGTTCCGGTTAAACAGGAGCACCGTAATAAATTTGATGGAATTATCCATGGCCAATCTGCTAGTGGTTTAACCCTCTTTATGGAACCGATGGCCGTTGTTCGCTTAAATAATCAGCTGAGGGAAGTTAGGGCCCAGGAAAGTGCAGAAATCCAGCGGATACTCCAGGTTTTAAGTTCAAAAATAGCTGAGCAGGCAGAAATAATAAAAAAAGATTTAAAGATTATATCTCACCTTGATGTAATATCTGCTTCAGCTCGTTTTAGTCTTGATCATGACTGTAATGCTCCTGATATTAATCAGGAAGGTTTAATCGACTTAAAAGAGGCCAGACATCCCCTTTTAAAAGAAGAGCCGGTTCCAATTGATGTCCAGCTTGGAGATCAGATTTCCACCCTGGTTATTACGGGTCCAAACACCGGTGGTAAAACCGTTTCTTTAAAAACGGTTGGTCTTTTAACCTTAATGGCCCAGACGGGAATGCATATTCCGGCTAAAGCCAATTCAACCATCGCGGTATTTAAAAAGGTCTTTGCTGACATAGGTGATGAACAGAGTATTGAGCAAAGCTTAAGTACTTTTTCTTCCCACATGACAAAGATCAAAGAATTTCTGGCTGAGTCAGACTCTAATACCCTCGTTTTAATGGATGAACTTGGAGTAGGTACTGATCCAGAAGAAGGGGCAGCCTTAGGTATTTCAATTTTAGAAGAGCTGCAGCAAAAAGGAGCTGTAACAATTGCTACTACCCATTACAGTCAGCTTAAAAGTTATGCTTATGGGGCAGACAATGTAGAAAATGCCTCGGTTGAATTTGATATCGAATCACTTAGACCAACCTATAATTTGATTATGGGAGTTCCAGGTGGTTCTAATGCCTTTGAAATAGCCTTAAGGCTTGGTATTCCGGAAGGGATTATTAAACGGGCTAGAAGTCTTTTAACAGAGGAAGAAATCAAGGTAGAAGATATAATCAATGAATTAAATCAGGAAAGAAAACGCTATAAAAGGTTAAGAGAAGAGATGGAAGAATACAGAAGACGGGAAAAAGAACTAAAAGAAAAATACGAAAAAATGATCGCAGAACAGCAGCAAAAACATGAGGAAGAAATGGAAAAAGCCCGGCAAAAAGCAGAAGAACTGGTTGTTAAAACAAAAAAAGAAACCAGGCGGATCATAAGTTCTTTAAAAGAGAAAGATTATAGCAAACGTTCAGAGGTAGATAGAGCTCAAACTGAAGCCAATAAAGACTTAAAAGATTTGGAAAATATCTTAGAAAAGAAAAACAAAGCAATTGATGACGGAACCGAGAAAGACCTTGTTGTTGGTGATCAGGTCAGGGTTAACAGTATCGGTAGAAAAGGAGAGATAATCTCTATTGATGAAGAAAAAGCTGAGGCTAAAATTCAGGCTGGGATTATGAAAGTGACCGCTTCTTTAAGCGATTTAGTTAAGGTAGATATCCCGGAAAGCGAAGAAGAAGAGCTGCTTAAAAAATACCGGGTTCAAAAATCACAACATGTTTCTCCTAAGATCGATTTAAGGGGAGAAAGATATGGTGCAGCCCAGAGTCAGCTTGATAAATATCTTGATGATGCTTTTTTAGCAGGGCTTAATGAGGTAGAAATAGTCCACGGTAAAGGAACCGGTGCTCTAAGAGAAGCAGTAGAAGAAATCCTAGAAAAAAACCCCCATGTCTCCGATTTCCGCCTGGGAAGGCAGAGAGAGGGAGGCACAGGGGTTACTATTGCTAAACTAAATTAA
- the ruvX gene encoding Holliday junction resolvase RuvX — protein MRILGIDYGNKRVGIAVSDALGWTAQPLTTLKQHGHQELLVELRQYIEKYDVEKIIVGMPYNMDGSRGKRAEITQAFINFLKNNLEIPVEIQDERLTTSQAENILLEADLSRSRRKDVIDKLAAALILQSYLDLNN, from the coding sequence TTGCGAATTCTGGGAATAGATTATGGAAACAAAAGAGTTGGGATCGCTGTTAGTGATGCCCTGGGTTGGACGGCTCAACCCCTGACAACACTTAAACAGCACGGACATCAGGAACTTTTAGTAGAACTAAGACAATATATAGAAAAATATGATGTGGAAAAAATTATTGTTGGGATGCCCTATAATATGGATGGCAGTAGAGGAAAAAGGGCAGAAATTACCCAGGCTTTTATTAATTTTTTAAAAAACAATTTAGAAATTCCCGTTGAAATTCAGGATGAGAGGTTAACAACTTCTCAGGCAGAAAACATTCTCCTGGAAGCAGATCTCAGCAGAAGCAGGCGTAAAGATGTTATCGATAAATTAGCAGCAGCTTTGATATTACAATCTTATCTTGATTTGAACAATTAA